A stretch of the Aythya fuligula isolate bAytFul2 chromosome 18, bAytFul2.pri, whole genome shotgun sequence genome encodes the following:
- the NDUFAF8 gene encoding NADH dehydrogenase [ubiquinone] 1 alpha subcomplex assembly factor 8 — protein MSGRGVWLRARARLRRFPALLGGCGEQAAAYGRCVAAASAGSREVRRDGCLREFRALRECFNRAAAART, from the exons ATGTCGGGCCGCGGCGTGTGGCTGCGGGCGCGGGCGCGGCTCCGGCGCTTCCCGGCGCTGctcgggggctgcggggagcag GCCGCCGCCTACGGGCGCTGCGTGGCCGCGGCCTCGGcgggcagcagggaggtgcGGCGGGACGGCTGCCTGAGGGAGTTCAGGGCGCTGCGGGAGTGCTTCAACCGAGCG GCAGCGGCGAGAACGTAA